In Vibrio lentus, a single genomic region encodes these proteins:
- the rseP gene encoding sigma E protease regulator RseP, with translation MSGILWNFASFIVALGILVAVHEFGHFWVARRCGVKVEKFSIGFGKSIWSKVGRDGTEYSLSVIPLGGYVKMLDGRVDDLSDEEQQYAFDKKPLWKRTAIVGAGPAFNFIFAVFAYWLVFLIGVPAVKPVIGEVTPQSIVAQAGIESGMELKSISGIKTADWESVNMGLISHIGDQSMTVTVSSPDDIGFEQQMTLDISDWSFNPETESAMTTLGFRPYSPEISTTLAQIIEDGAAYSAGFEAGDKIVEINEQPIEKWQSVVELIRANPETSINVNVLRNGVKQQLVLTPKSRELSDGSTIGYAGIAPEVAEWPEDYRFELQFGVIESVGKAFDKTGQIIGLTLTMLKKLIVGDVGLNNLSGPISIAKGAGTTADYGLVYFLGFLALISVNLGIINLVPLPMLDGGHLLFFAIEAITRKPVPEKVQEIGYRLGSAIIFSLMALAIFNDFTRL, from the coding sequence ATGAGTGGAATTCTGTGGAACTTCGCATCTTTTATTGTAGCGCTTGGCATTCTGGTTGCTGTTCACGAGTTTGGACATTTCTGGGTTGCTCGCCGTTGTGGTGTGAAAGTCGAAAAATTTTCGATTGGTTTTGGTAAATCAATCTGGAGCAAAGTTGGCCGTGATGGCACGGAATACAGCTTGTCAGTGATTCCATTAGGCGGCTACGTTAAAATGCTTGATGGTCGTGTTGACGACCTTTCTGACGAAGAGCAGCAATACGCTTTTGATAAGAAGCCGCTATGGAAACGAACAGCGATAGTGGGTGCAGGTCCTGCATTTAACTTTATCTTTGCGGTGTTCGCGTACTGGTTAGTATTTTTGATCGGCGTACCAGCGGTTAAACCGGTAATTGGAGAAGTCACTCCTCAATCTATCGTGGCACAAGCCGGAATTGAAAGTGGGATGGAACTTAAATCTATTTCAGGAATCAAAACCGCAGATTGGGAATCAGTAAACATGGGTTTGATATCACATATCGGTGATCAATCCATGACAGTAACGGTTTCTTCTCCTGATGATATTGGCTTTGAGCAACAAATGACATTGGACATTTCAGACTGGTCGTTTAACCCAGAAACTGAATCTGCAATGACAACGCTTGGTTTTAGACCGTATTCGCCAGAAATATCGACAACGCTCGCTCAAATTATTGAAGACGGTGCTGCATACTCTGCAGGATTCGAAGCGGGTGATAAAATTGTCGAAATTAATGAGCAACCTATTGAAAAGTGGCAATCGGTAGTTGAGTTAATTCGAGCGAATCCGGAAACCTCGATAAACGTCAACGTGTTGCGAAATGGTGTGAAGCAGCAATTGGTTCTTACTCCAAAAAGTCGAGAGCTTTCTGATGGTTCCACAATCGGCTATGCGGGTATTGCTCCAGAAGTCGCAGAATGGCCAGAAGATTATCGCTTTGAGTTACAATTTGGTGTAATTGAGTCTGTAGGAAAAGCATTTGATAAAACAGGTCAGATCATTGGTTTGACGCTGACAATGCTTAAAAAGCTCATCGTTGGTGATGTTGGCTTAAATAACCTAAGTGGCCCTATTTCGATTGCTAAAGGTGCAGGTACAACCGCCGATTATGGTCTGGTTTACTTCTTGGGCTTTTTGGCTCTGATCAGTGTTAACTTAGGTATCATTAATTTGGTTCCGCTGCCTATGCTTGATGGCGGACATTTGCTCTTTTTCGCTATTGAAGCCATTACTCGTAAACCCGTCCCTGAGAAAGTTCAGGAAATAGGGTATCGACTGGGAAGTGCAATTATCTTCTCTTTGATGGCTCTGGCAATATTTAACGATTTTACTCGTCTGTAA
- the ispC gene encoding 1-deoxy-D-xylulose-5-phosphate reductoisomerase, with translation MRNLTILGATGSIGASTLKVVEKNPTLYSVVALAAGSNVDKMLALVEKWNPSYVAMACPDAASRLAEILSASHPKTEVLSGPEGMCQVASLKEVDTVMAAIVGAAGLLPTMSAVKAGKRILLANKEALVMSGQLFIDAVEKYGAELLPVDSEHNAIFQCLPQNVQTNLGRCNLEENGINHILLTGSGGPFRYTDVAELESVTPERAIAHPNWSMGPKISVDSATMMNKGLEYIEAKWLFNASKEQLKVIIHPQSVIHSMVQYKDGSVLAQMGEPDMATPIALTMSYPDRTEAGVKPLDFTKIGELTFLEPDLTRYPCLRLAIEACYLGQHATTAINAANEIAVDAFLNNHVKFTDIAIINEHVMSKVCEQYNSEGLDSLESLLELDNMSRQIAIQFIKEQLA, from the coding sequence ATGCGAAATCTAACTATCCTTGGTGCTACAGGCTCTATCGGTGCAAGTACACTGAAAGTGGTTGAGAAAAACCCGACGCTCTATTCAGTTGTCGCACTAGCAGCAGGTTCGAATGTCGACAAGATGTTGGCGTTAGTTGAAAAGTGGAACCCTAGCTACGTAGCTATGGCGTGCCCAGATGCAGCGTCTCGATTAGCTGAAATTTTGTCTGCCAGTCATCCTAAAACAGAGGTGCTATCTGGCCCTGAAGGGATGTGTCAGGTCGCTTCTTTAAAAGAAGTCGATACTGTGATGGCTGCGATTGTTGGAGCGGCAGGCTTGCTTCCTACTATGTCAGCAGTTAAAGCGGGCAAGCGTATCTTACTGGCTAACAAAGAAGCCTTAGTGATGTCAGGGCAGTTGTTCATCGACGCAGTCGAAAAATATGGCGCTGAGCTACTTCCTGTCGATAGTGAACACAATGCTATCTTTCAATGCCTACCGCAAAATGTACAAACCAATCTAGGTCGTTGTAATCTGGAAGAGAACGGTATCAACCATATTCTCTTGACGGGTTCTGGCGGTCCTTTCCGCTATACCGATGTTGCAGAGCTTGAATCCGTTACTCCAGAGCGTGCTATTGCGCACCCTAACTGGTCAATGGGACCTAAGATCTCTGTTGATTCAGCTACGATGATGAATAAAGGCTTAGAGTACATTGAGGCTAAGTGGTTATTTAATGCCTCTAAAGAGCAACTCAAAGTTATTATCCACCCTCAGTCTGTGATTCATTCTATGGTTCAGTACAAAGATGGCTCGGTACTGGCTCAAATGGGTGAACCTGATATGGCGACGCCAATTGCTTTGACCATGTCTTATCCTGATCGTACTGAAGCGGGCGTGAAGCCGTTGGACTTTACTAAGATTGGCGAGTTGACATTCTTAGAGCCTGATTTAACTCGTTACCCATGTTTGAGATTAGCGATCGAAGCATGCTACTTAGGTCAGCATGCGACAACAGCAATTAATGCGGCAAACGAAATTGCAGTCGATGCTTTCTTGAACAATCATGTGAAGTTTACCGATATTGCTATCATTAACGAGCATGTTATGAGCAAAGTATGTGAACAATATAACTCTGAGGGCTTAGATAGCTTGGAAAGCCTTCTTGAGCTCGATAATATGTCTCGTCAAATAGCCATTCAATTTATTAAAGAGCAGCTAGCATGA
- a CDS encoding phosphatidate cytidylyltransferase gives MKQRIITALILAPLVILGIFELSLPTFILSLAVITLLGFWEWTQFVESTSRYLALIPTVVVSAASFAFIPFDAFSLNHLSSAHYAILSIGSIWWVIASGMAVTYPKSMPAWKDSSILRHGFGLLTLLPFFWSVVILRANGIDADPYHGAKLVMFVCLLVWAADSGAYFSGKSFGKRKMAPAVSPNKTIEGLIGGIITAVIVAWIFADLFDIQFTSPLHMIVITLVTVVISVLGDLVESMFKRVSGVKDSSNLIPGHGGILDRIDSLTAAFPVFALLYLAF, from the coding sequence TTGAAACAACGAATTATTACGGCGTTGATTTTGGCTCCCCTAGTTATTCTAGGTATTTTCGAGTTATCACTTCCCACATTTATACTTTCATTAGCGGTAATTACGCTATTAGGCTTTTGGGAGTGGACTCAGTTTGTTGAAAGCACATCGCGTTATTTAGCGTTGATTCCAACGGTTGTGGTGAGTGCTGCCAGTTTTGCTTTTATCCCTTTTGATGCATTTAGCCTTAATCACCTTTCTAGTGCTCACTACGCCATTCTTAGTATTGGTTCGATTTGGTGGGTGATAGCGAGTGGTATGGCGGTGACTTATCCTAAGTCTATGCCTGCATGGAAAGACTCTTCTATTCTTAGACACGGCTTTGGGCTACTTACTCTGCTGCCATTCTTTTGGAGTGTGGTGATTCTGCGCGCTAACGGTATCGATGCGGATCCTTATCATGGTGCAAAGCTAGTGATGTTTGTTTGCTTGCTCGTGTGGGCTGCAGATAGCGGCGCATACTTTTCAGGTAAGAGCTTTGGTAAGCGTAAAATGGCGCCAGCGGTAAGCCCAAATAAGACGATTGAAGGTCTTATTGGCGGTATTATTACTGCGGTGATCGTGGCTTGGATCTTTGCTGATTTGTTTGATATCCAGTTTACCAGTCCTCTTCACATGATTGTTATCACCCTCGTGACGGTTGTTATCTCTGTTCTTGGTGACCTTGTTGAAAGCATGTTTAAGCGTGTTTCCGGGGTCAAAGACAGCAGTAATCTGATTCCTGGTCATGGTGGTATACTTGATAGAATAGATAGCTTAACGGCTGCATTCCCTGTCTTTGCTCTGCTTTATTTAGCATTCTAA
- a CDS encoding isoprenyl transferase, with product MHNSQAFTDSLPKHIAIIMDGNGRWAKAQGKPRVFGHKNGVQAVRKTISSAARLGIKAVTLFAFSSENWRRPEEEVGILMELFISVLSSEVKKLHKNNLQLRVIGDKSRFNDRLQKKIEEAEALTNANTGMVINIAANYGGKWDIQQAMTSIAQQVKSGDINVEDIDEAMITKHLTMSDIPEVDLLIRTSGECRISNFMLWQLAYAEMYFTEQFWPDFNEDSLVEAVTWFVNRERRFGCTGEQIKALMDS from the coding sequence ATGCATAATTCTCAAGCGTTCACAGACTCTCTTCCTAAACACATTGCTATCATTATGGATGGTAATGGCCGCTGGGCAAAAGCTCAGGGCAAGCCTCGCGTCTTTGGCCATAAAAACGGTGTTCAAGCCGTTCGAAAAACCATCTCTTCTGCTGCCAGACTTGGCATCAAAGCTGTTACACTTTTTGCATTTAGCAGCGAGAACTGGCGTCGACCAGAAGAAGAAGTCGGTATTTTGATGGAACTGTTTATCTCAGTCCTTTCTAGTGAAGTAAAAAAGCTTCATAAAAATAATCTACAACTTCGTGTTATTGGTGATAAAAGTCGTTTCAATGATCGACTACAAAAGAAGATAGAAGAAGCCGAGGCTTTGACTAACGCCAATACTGGTATGGTTATCAATATTGCGGCTAACTACGGCGGTAAGTGGGATATTCAGCAAGCAATGACCTCTATTGCTCAACAGGTAAAGTCTGGTGATATTAATGTAGAAGACATTGATGAAGCTATGATTACAAAGCACCTAACAATGTCTGATATTCCTGAAGTTGATCTGCTGATTCGCACCAGTGGTGAATGTCGCATTAGCAACTTTATGCTTTGGCAATTGGCTTACGCTGAAATGTATTTCACTGAACAATTCTGGCCAGACTTTAATGAAGACAGCTTAGTAGAAGCTGTGACTTGGTTTGTAAACCGTGAGCGTCGTTTTGGATGCACGGGTGAACAGATTAAAGCTCTGATGGATAGTTAA
- the frr gene encoding ribosome recycling factor, which produces MINEIKKDAQERMVKSVDALKNSLQKIRTGRAHPSLLSGLTVEYYGAPTPLTQVANVIAEDARTLAITVFDKTLTPLVEKAIMSSDLGLNPMSAGTVIRVPLPPLTEERRKDLVKIVRGEAEGGRVAIRNIRRDANGDLKALLKDKEISEDEDRKAQDEIQKLTDVAVKNVDEVLATKEKELMEV; this is translated from the coding sequence GTGATTAACGAAATCAAAAAAGACGCTCAAGAGCGCATGGTAAAAAGTGTTGATGCACTAAAAAACAGCCTGCAAAAGATTCGTACAGGTCGTGCACACCCGAGCTTACTTTCTGGTCTGACTGTTGAGTACTACGGTGCACCAACGCCTTTGACCCAAGTTGCTAACGTTATTGCTGAAGACGCACGTACTCTAGCGATCACTGTATTTGATAAAACACTGACGCCTCTTGTTGAAAAAGCAATCATGTCGTCTGACCTAGGCCTAAACCCTATGTCTGCTGGTACAGTTATCCGTGTTCCACTTCCACCGCTAACGGAAGAGCGTCGTAAAGACCTAGTTAAAATCGTTCGTGGCGAAGCTGAAGGTGGCCGTGTTGCTATCCGTAACATCCGTCGTGACGCGAATGGCGATCTTAAAGCACTTCTGAAAGACAAAGAAATTTCTGAAGATGAAGATCGTAAAGCACAAGACGAAATTCAAAAGCTAACTGACGTTGCTGTTAAGAACGTAGATGAAGTTCTAGCTACGAAAGAAAAAGAGTTGATGGAAGTTTAA
- the pyrH gene encoding UMP kinase, which yields MTTNPKPAYQRILLKLSGEALQGEEGFGIDPTILDRMAQEVKELVELGVQVGVVIGGGNLFRGAGLAEAGMNRVVGDHMGMLATVMNGLAMRDALHRAYVNARVMSAIPLKGVCDDYNWADAISQLRQGRVVIFSAGTGNPFFTTDSAACLRGIEIEADVVLKATKVDGVFTADPVANPDAELYDTLSYNTILEKELKVMDLAAFTLARDHKMPIRVFNMNKPGALRRVVMGETEGTLISDAD from the coding sequence ATGACTACGAACCCTAAACCGGCGTATCAACGTATTCTGTTAAAACTTAGCGGTGAAGCACTACAAGGCGAAGAAGGTTTTGGTATTGACCCGACGATCCTTGATCGTATGGCTCAAGAAGTAAAAGAATTGGTTGAACTAGGTGTTCAAGTAGGTGTTGTTATCGGTGGCGGTAACCTTTTCCGTGGCGCAGGCCTTGCAGAAGCAGGTATGAACCGCGTTGTTGGTGACCACATGGGTATGCTTGCAACGGTAATGAACGGCCTTGCAATGCGTGACGCTCTACACCGTGCTTACGTAAACGCACGTGTAATGTCTGCAATCCCTCTTAAAGGTGTGTGTGACGATTACAACTGGGCAGATGCAATCAGCCAACTACGTCAAGGTCGCGTTGTGATCTTCTCTGCAGGTACTGGTAACCCATTCTTCACTACAGATTCTGCTGCGTGTCTACGTGGTATCGAAATCGAAGCTGACGTAGTTCTAAAAGCGACGAAAGTAGATGGTGTATTTACTGCTGACCCAGTAGCAAACCCAGACGCAGAGCTGTATGATACTTTGTCTTACAACACGATTCTTGAGAAAGAATTGAAAGTAATGGATTTGGCTGCATTTACGCTAGCACGTGATCACAAAATGCCAATCCGTGTATTTAACATGAATAAACCAGGCGCACTACGCCGCGTGGTTATGGGTGAAACTGAAGGTACATTAATCAGCGATGCTGACTAA
- the tsf gene encoding translation elongation factor Ts, translated as MATVTAALVKELRERTAAGMMECKKALVAAEGDIELAIENMRKSGAAKAAKKAGNVAAEGTIIIKEEAGVAALLEVNCQTDFVAKDAGFLAFANEVAEAALAERLDITALQAKFEDARIALVTKIGENISIRRVELVEGVALASYRHGEKIGVVVAGEGEAETLKHIAMHVAASKPEYVNPSDVPADVVEKEKAVQVEIAMNEGKPQEIAEKMVIGRMKKFTGEVSLTGQAFIMEPKKTVADILKEKGASVTTFVRLEVGEGIEKAAEMSFADEVAAVQQG; from the coding sequence ATGGCAACTGTAACTGCAGCTCTAGTTAAAGAACTTCGTGAACGCACTGCAGCGGGCATGATGGAATGTAAAAAAGCGCTTGTTGCTGCTGAAGGCGACATCGAGCTAGCAATTGAAAACATGCGTAAATCTGGCGCAGCGAAAGCAGCTAAAAAAGCTGGTAACGTTGCTGCAGAAGGCACAATCATCATTAAAGAAGAAGCTGGCGTTGCTGCTCTTCTTGAAGTGAACTGCCAAACTGATTTCGTAGCTAAAGATGCAGGTTTCCTTGCATTCGCTAACGAAGTTGCTGAAGCGGCTCTAGCTGAACGTCTAGACATCACTGCTCTTCAAGCTAAGTTTGAAGACGCACGTATCGCTCTAGTAACTAAGATCGGTGAGAACATCAGCATCCGTCGTGTTGAGCTTGTTGAAGGTGTTGCACTAGCTTCTTACCGTCACGGCGAGAAAATCGGTGTTGTTGTAGCTGGTGAAGGCGAAGCTGAAACGCTTAAGCACATCGCTATGCACGTTGCTGCTTCTAAGCCTGAGTACGTTAACCCATCTGACGTACCTGCTGACGTAGTAGAAAAAGAAAAAGCTGTTCAAGTAGAAATCGCTATGAACGAAGGCAAACCACAAGAGATCGCTGAGAAAATGGTTATCGGCCGTATGAAGAAATTCACGGGCGAAGTATCTCTTACTGGTCAAGCTTTCATCATGGAACCTAAGAAAACTGTTGCTGACATTCTTAAAGAGAAAGGCGCATCAGTTACTACCTTCGTTCGTTTAGAAGTTGGTGAAGGTATCGAGAAAGCTGCTGAAATGAGCTTCGCAGACGAAGTTGCAGCGGTACAACAAGGTTAA
- the rpsB gene encoding 30S ribosomal protein S2, with translation MATVSMRDMLKAGVHFGHQTRYWNPKMKPFIFGARSKVHIINLEKTVPMFNEALAEIAKVGEKKGKVLFVGTKRAASEAVKEAAINSNQFYVNNRWLGGMLTNYKTVRQSIKRLKELEAQAQDGTFDKLTKKEALMRTREMEKLEKSLGGIKNMGGLPDALFVIDADHEHIAVKEANNLGIPVYAVVDTNSNPDGVDFVIPGNDDAIRAVQLYLNAAADAVKEGRNKDVAAVAAEKDGFVEAE, from the coding sequence ATGGCAACTGTATCAATGCGCGATATGCTTAAAGCTGGTGTTCACTTCGGTCACCAAACTCGTTACTGGAACCCAAAAATGAAGCCATTCATCTTTGGTGCTCGTAGCAAGGTTCATATCATCAACCTAGAAAAAACTGTACCAATGTTCAACGAAGCTCTAGCTGAAATTGCTAAAGTTGGCGAGAAGAAAGGTAAAGTTCTTTTTGTTGGTACTAAGCGCGCTGCATCTGAAGCTGTTAAAGAAGCTGCTATCAACAGCAACCAGTTCTACGTTAACAACCGCTGGTTAGGCGGTATGCTAACGAACTACAAAACTGTTCGTCAGTCTATCAAGCGTCTGAAAGAACTTGAAGCGCAAGCTCAAGACGGTACTTTCGACAAGCTTACTAAGAAAGAAGCTCTAATGCGTACTCGTGAAATGGAGAAGCTAGAGAAATCTCTTGGTGGTATCAAGAACATGGGCGGCCTTCCAGACGCTCTATTCGTTATCGATGCTGATCACGAACACATCGCAGTTAAAGAAGCAAACAACCTAGGTATCCCAGTTTACGCTGTAGTTGATACTAACTCTAACCCAGACGGCGTTGACTTCGTTATCCCAGGTAACGATGATGCAATCCGTGCAGTACAGCTTTACCTAAACGCTGCTGCAGACGCGGTTAAAGAAGGTCGTAACAAAGATGTTGCTGCTGTAGCTGCTGAAAAAGACGGTTTTGTAGAAGCTGAATAA
- the map gene encoding type I methionyl aminopeptidase, with translation MAVKIKTVEEIEKMRVAGKLASEILEMIEPHIQVGTTTEELNKICHEYALERGAYSAPLDYHGFPKSICTSINHIVCHGIPASQDETGSTGQFKPAVLKDGDILNVDITVIVPDDENADLSTRPQGYHGDTSKMFLVGEVSPANKRLCMVAQEALYEGMRQVKPGVQLGQIGTAIEKYIKTNNKNNPRAKFSIVKDYCGHGIGSEFHEDPQVVHYKNSDRTVLKAGMCFTIEPMINAGKFGCRLDDEDSWTVYTADSKNSAQWEHTLVVTETGCEVLTLRSDDTIPRIMKNA, from the coding sequence ATGGCTGTAAAAATTAAAACTGTTGAAGAAATCGAGAAAATGCGCGTTGCCGGCAAGCTGGCTTCTGAAATTCTAGAGATGATTGAACCTCATATCCAAGTAGGTACAACGACAGAAGAACTGAATAAGATCTGTCATGAGTACGCTCTAGAAAGAGGCGCATACTCAGCACCACTTGATTACCACGGTTTCCCTAAGTCAATCTGTACGTCTATCAACCACATCGTGTGTCACGGTATTCCAGCATCACAAGATGAGACTGGTAGCACAGGTCAATTCAAACCTGCAGTATTGAAAGATGGCGACATTCTAAACGTTGATATCACTGTGATTGTTCCTGATGACGAAAATGCAGATCTAAGCACTCGTCCACAAGGGTACCACGGTGACACATCTAAGATGTTCCTTGTGGGTGAAGTTTCTCCAGCAAACAAACGTCTATGTATGGTTGCTCAAGAAGCACTTTACGAAGGCATGCGCCAAGTAAAACCAGGTGTTCAGCTTGGTCAAATCGGTACCGCTATCGAGAAGTACATCAAAACAAACAATAAGAACAACCCACGCGCTAAGTTCTCTATTGTTAAAGATTACTGTGGCCACGGCATCGGTTCTGAATTCCACGAAGATCCACAAGTGGTTCACTACAAAAACAGCGACCGTACCGTACTGAAAGCTGGCATGTGTTTCACAATCGAGCCAATGATCAATGCTGGTAAGTTTGGCTGCCGTCTTGATGACGAAGATAGCTGGACAGTGTACACAGCAGACAGCAAAAACTCTGCACAGTGGGAACACACACTGGTTGTAACTGAGACAGGTTGTGAAGTACTAACACTACGCAGCGACGATACGATTCCACGTATCATGAAGAACGCTTAG
- the glnD gene encoding bifunctional uridylyltransferase/uridylyl-removing protein GlnD yields the protein MPYQCPITFNDEQIEICELKNQLEIFTQYQKDEFLNHHPVTDLVLLRSEYMDLLLNRLWDHFEFSKLPHIALVAVGGYGRGELHPLSDIDILIVSQKTLPPALGEKVSQFITLLWDLRLEVGHAVRTIAECIEIGSDDLTVATNLQESRLLCGSEDTFQELKLKIHSDSFWPSETFYKAKIQEQRERHARYHDTTYNLEPDIKSTPGGLRDIHTLSWVARRHFGATSLLEMSKYGFLTDAEYRELVECQDFLWRVRFALHIELRRYDNRLTFAHQAQVAEHLGYTGEGNRGVEMMMKEFYRTLRRVAELNKMLLKLFDQAIINGGQTQEAEILDNDFQRRGSLIEARKPALFQARPETILDMFIHIANDSSIEGVSPPTLRQLRTARRRLNRFLHTIPEARDKFMDLVRHPNALHKAFSLMHKLGVLSAYLPQWSQIVGQMQFDLFHVYTVDEHSIRLLKHINRFNQIENHDKHPICCEVYPRVQKKELLILAAIFHDIGKGRGGDHSEIGAVEAYSFCIEHGLSKPEAKQVAWLVQNHLLMSVTAQRRDIYDPDVITEFAKKVRDEESLELLVCLTVADICATNPELWNSWKRTLLAELFHSTQRALRRGLENPVDVRDRIRHNQQMASALLRKEGFTAREIEVLWQRFKADYFLRHTHKQIAWHCEHLLRLEDPSQPLVLISKKATRGGTEVFVYCKDQAALFATVVAELDRRNFNVHDAQVMVSKDGHVLDTFIVLDQHGEAIDEARHKAVAKHLTHVLADGRPTKIRTRRTPRNLQHFKVKTLVEFLPTKSKKRTLMELRALDTPGLLAQVGATFAELDINLHGAKITTIGERAEDLFILTSEAGGRLSEEQEQALRERLTEHVSELAP from the coding sequence ATGCCTTATCAATGCCCTATTACGTTCAATGACGAACAAATTGAAATCTGCGAATTAAAAAACCAACTCGAAATCTTCACGCAGTATCAGAAAGATGAATTTCTCAATCATCACCCAGTGACAGACTTAGTGTTGCTGCGCTCTGAATATATGGATTTGCTCCTCAACCGATTATGGGATCATTTTGAATTTAGCAAACTGCCTCATATCGCGTTGGTCGCTGTGGGTGGTTATGGTCGCGGCGAACTGCACCCGTTATCCGACATTGATATTTTAATCGTATCGCAAAAGACGCTGCCTCCAGCGCTTGGTGAAAAAGTCAGTCAGTTCATCACGCTACTTTGGGATTTGAGACTCGAAGTTGGCCACGCAGTGCGTACCATTGCTGAATGTATTGAGATTGGTAGTGACGATTTAACGGTTGCGACTAACTTGCAAGAGTCGCGCTTACTGTGTGGCAGCGAAGACACCTTCCAAGAGCTGAAACTAAAGATTCATTCCGATTCATTTTGGCCAAGTGAGACCTTTTACAAAGCCAAAATTCAAGAACAAAGAGAGCGTCATGCTCGCTACCACGACACCACCTACAATCTAGAACCGGACATCAAATCAACACCCGGTGGATTAAGAGACATCCATACTCTGAGTTGGGTTGCACGTCGACACTTTGGTGCAACGTCTTTATTGGAGATGAGCAAATACGGATTCCTCACCGATGCTGAATATCGTGAGCTCGTTGAATGCCAAGATTTCTTATGGCGCGTTCGCTTTGCATTGCATATCGAACTACGCCGCTACGACAACCGTCTTACCTTCGCGCATCAGGCTCAAGTAGCCGAACACCTTGGTTATACTGGTGAGGGCAATCGCGGCGTAGAAATGATGATGAAGGAGTTCTACCGAACACTTCGTCGTGTCGCAGAGCTCAACAAGATGCTGCTTAAACTGTTTGACCAAGCGATCATCAACGGTGGTCAGACGCAAGAAGCGGAGATTCTCGACAACGACTTCCAACGTCGAGGCTCACTGATCGAAGCCCGTAAGCCAGCCCTATTCCAAGCTCGTCCGGAAACGATTCTCGATATGTTTATCCATATCGCCAATGACTCTTCCATCGAAGGGGTTAGCCCGCCAACCTTGCGACAACTGCGTACGGCACGTCGCCGATTGAACCGATTTCTACATACCATTCCTGAAGCACGTGACAAGTTCATGGACCTGGTTCGTCACCCAAATGCACTGCACAAAGCTTTTAGCCTGATGCATAAACTGGGCGTGCTATCGGCTTACTTACCGCAGTGGAGCCAGATTGTTGGTCAAATGCAGTTTGATCTGTTCCACGTTTACACCGTAGATGAGCACAGTATTCGTCTGCTCAAGCACATCAACCGTTTTAACCAAATTGAAAACCACGATAAGCACCCAATTTGTTGTGAAGTGTATCCGCGAGTTCAGAAAAAAGAGCTGCTGATCCTCGCCGCTATCTTCCACGATATCGGCAAAGGCCGTGGGGGTGACCATTCGGAAATTGGCGCAGTTGAGGCTTACTCGTTCTGCATCGAACACGGGTTATCAAAACCAGAAGCAAAGCAAGTCGCGTGGCTCGTTCAGAATCACCTATTGATGTCTGTCACCGCCCAACGCCGTGATATCTACGACCCTGATGTCATCACTGAGTTTGCTAAAAAAGTCCGCGATGAAGAATCTTTAGAGCTACTTGTGTGCTTAACTGTCGCCGACATCTGTGCGACTAACCCTGAATTATGGAACAGCTGGAAACGCACCCTGTTAGCGGAGCTATTTCACTCAACACAGCGAGCACTACGCCGCGGCTTAGAAAACCCAGTCGATGTCAGAGACCGTATTCGTCACAATCAGCAGATGGCATCAGCTCTACTGCGTAAAGAGGGCTTCACCGCTCGTGAGATTGAAGTGCTTTGGCAACGTTTCAAAGCCGATTACTTCTTACGTCACACGCACAAGCAAATCGCTTGGCACTGTGAGCACTTACTTCGTCTAGAAGACCCAAGCCAACCGTTAGTTTTGATCAGCAAGAAAGCGACGCGTGGCGGTACTGAGGTGTTTGTTTATTGTAAAGACCAAGCCGCACTTTTTGCGACCGTTGTAGCTGAGCTTGATAGACGCAACTTCAACGTTCATGACGCGCAGGTTATGGTCAGTAAAGATGGTCATGTTTTGGATACCTTTATCGTACTCGATCAACACGGTGAAGCGATTGATGAAGCGAGACACAAAGCTGTGGCTAAGCATTTGACTCACGTTCTGGCTGATGGTCGTCCAACTAAAATTAGAACACGCAGAACGCCACGTAACCTACAGCACTTCAAGGTAAAGACTCTGGTCGAATTCCTACCGACCAAGAGCAAGAAACGCACCTTGATGGAACTCAGAGCACTGGACACACCGGGATTATTGGCTCAAGTCGGTGCAACCTTTGCTGAGTTAGACATCAATTTGCACGGCGCTAAAATTACCACCATCGGCGAACGTGCAGAGGATTTGTTTATCCTGACCAGTGAAGCAGGAGGAAGGCTGTCTGAAGAGCAGGAACAAGCACTAAGAGAAAGATTGACTGAGCATGTTTCGGAACTTGCACCCTAA